Part of the Canis aureus isolate CA01 chromosome 3, VMU_Caureus_v.1.0, whole genome shotgun sequence genome, AACCCCCTTTCTGTCGCAGTCTGGGATCAGAAGCTGAGCTCTCCTCTGTTACCTGGGAGCGGCCCCAACTCTGGGGCAGAGCTGGGTTTTGGCCGGGTCCGCAGCCACCACGGCCACCACGTGAAGCAGCCGCATGGGACAGCCTAGTGCCCTCCTCCGTCGGCCTTAACCTTGCCCTACCTCGGTCAAGCACCTCTGGTGTGCGCCCCGGTTGGGTTGTGAGGAGCTCACACACCCTGCAGTGGcttggtgggggcgggggcggcctgcCTCTTCTGCTTTCCTTCACAGCCGAACTCAGCGGCCGGGGCCCCAAGCCCGCCAGGCCTCCCCTGAGCTGTCCACCTGCGGGGCtggcggagggggagggagggccccAGCTCCCGCCGCCGCTGGCCCACCGCAGCAGCAGGGGGCCCGGCAACCTGCACCTGCCCCTTCCCACGGCCCACCCAGCCGGCTGCAAACGCTGGAGCCGGTCGCCAGCGCGCAGGCCGAGGCCTCGCGGTGTGTGGGGGGTGCGCACTGGTTTGCGGGTTTCGCGGGTGCGGGAGGACGTAGCCTGGGGCTCACGGGCACCCTCGAGGCCGGAGGCGGGGGACGGAGAGGCGTGGGGCTGCCGTGAGGGCTGCGGCCGGATGCGCGGGGATCGCGGCTCCCCAAGCTGCGGCAGGTGGGgggccgccccgccgcgccccgcccccaccgccccgcgcccgccgcgccccgcccccgcccgcagtGCCCGGATGTGGGTGACGTGCGGCCGCCATCTTCCCGTCCCGGGCAGCCAGCGCCAGTCGGAGCCAGcgcgagccgccgccgccgccgccgccgccgccgccgccgccgccgagccgTCCGCCTGCCGCCCCCGCCATGTGAGTcggccgcccgcgcccgcacCGGGCCTGCCCGCGCCGGCCGCCGCCCTTGGGAGCCGGTCCGGGGAGCGCCCGGGGTTCGGCCGGCGCCCCGAGGCCAGGCCGGCGCCCGTGACTGCGCGCGGGCGGCTGCAGAGAGCGCCGCGTCCCGGGCTGGCCGCGCGGGCGGAGGCCGCGGGAGGGAGCGGGCCCGCCGTCCGCCGCCCCTGGCCTCGCCGCCGCCCGTCATTGCGGGTCGACCCCGCACCTTGTCTTGGAGGTCGCCCTCATTTGAcggacggggaaactgaggccccctcaggaggggggagggggcctgaCTCAAGGTCACGCAGCTGGGCGGCCGTGGGGCCGGACGCCGCGCAGGGCTCCCCTCGGTGGCCTTCCTccggggaaggagaaagggagggacggatggatggacaggAGGATGGGCGGAGCCCTGGCCTGGGGCCGGCGGCTCCAGGCCTCGGGTCTTACTCCGTCCCTGCCCCTCAGGTCGGCTACCGCTGCCACCGCCCCCCCTGCCGCCCCggctggggagggaggccccccggcgccccctccAAACCTCACCAGTAACAGGAGACTGCAGCAGACCCAGGCCCAGGTGGATGAGGTGAGTGTGGGGGGTGTCAGGCGGCGGGAAGGACCCCGACGGTTGGCACCGGTGGGGAGGGGGCATCCTGTGTTGGAGATGCTGAGTTTATGAGTTTAGGGACAAAGACgtaccctgcccctgcccagctcAGCTTGCATTTGGAACGGCCTGGGGTGTTAGTCAACCTTGATGGGCTGGGGAGTTTGGGTCCCGGCAGGTGTGGTCTGGCGACGGACAGGCTGCTTAGAGGGTGCTGCTCTGACATCTGAGATGTCTTGTCTGGCTGTCAGCATGCCCCTGATGTGTGCTCCTTGCATGTCCCCAGGTGTGCTAGGGATGTTCTCTGTGTGTCCTTGGCATGTTAGCCGGGCAGCATCGGGGTGCATGTTCACTCTGTGGGTGCATGGTTGAGGACTGTGCCCTCACTGAGGCGGCCTTGGCACACCCCCTGCCTCGTGGGCCCCTCCTTCAGGTGGTGGACATCATGAGGGTGAATGTGGACAAGGTCCTGGAGCGGGACCAGAAGCTGTCCGAGCTGGACGACCGTGCAGATGCACTCCAGGCAGGGGCCTCCCAGTTTGAAACAAGCGCAGCCAAGCTCAAGCGCAAATACTGGTGGAAAAACCTCAAGGTAAGGGTGGAGGCACGCAAGAGGGCTGGCATGAGAACTGGTGGGTGACGAGGGTGTCACGGTCTGTATCACTGACCCTCCCCCCTTTCTCGCCCCCAGATGATGATCATCTTGGGAGTGATTTGCgccatcatcctcatcatcatcatcggtGAGTAGGGCAGGATTGGCTAGGGCCCTTTCTCTGGAGGGGTTTCCCCTTCTAGGTCTTGAAGGTCATTAACCTAGTTTGTACTATTCAGCAGAAAGTATATATAGCTGGCAGTGCAGCTCTGATTCATCTAGAGCCCCAAACCTTGCTGCACTTTGTTTGGTTCTAGGCAATTCTTGTTAAGATTTTTGGAAACAGGAAAGCTGGTGGATCAGCACTGCTCCCTTGAGGATCCTTTTTGGGCCTAAACCTAGTCTGGGAACCCTGGAATTGGGAAGTGGGAgagcaggtgaggcccaggggcttgAGACATGGCTAGGAAGCCAAACACCCTACTGTTTGAGAGCTTGTGGGCCAGACACACAGATAGATGATTGGAGTCTGTGGCCCCAAGGCCATACTGTGGAGTTGTAGAGACCTTGGAACCTACCAGCCCAGTCTGTTGCTTTACAGATGGAGAACCTAAGGCCAAgagggctggggagtggggaggctgggagcagggccaggcctgatacactgctttctctctctttctttctcccccctctctccttccttctctttccctctctacaGTTTACTTCAGCTCTTAAACCCCTGAGGAGCCCGCCCTGCCCAGAGAAGggcctctccccatctccccccaccccatccccagcaGCTCCTCCACCTCTCAGCCATAtcttccagccccctcccctggaTCCGCGTGTGTGTGTCCCCGTGTGTGTGCACCCCTGTAAATAGCCAGCtgttatttatacatatataatattatatatatttggtctgTTTGTAGTTTTATTACTAGAAGATTTTTCCGGTTGTCCTTAACACCCCTTCCTGAGGTtcccatctcttttctcttttcctccttccccttctgtctCTTCCTGACCAGCCCTGAATCCCTTCATTTGCATCTGCTATGCAATagtccctcttcctcttttccttcccttggaTTTAGCAGATCCTTCCTCCTACCCTGGCCTTCCCCATACCTCCACTacctacaaaaaaaagaaaaaaaaaaggaaaaaaaaagaaaaaacgaaaaaaaaaaaaaaaaaaaaaagcaactgtcCAGGCCTCCCTGGGTGCATCTTTGCATCTTTGGGAGGCCCTGAGACTGGCCCCACTTGGTCCTAAGAATCCCAAGGTCTTCTGGGAGCTTCCAGCATGTTAATTAGCATTCATTTACATACTGACATCCCTtttggtttcctctttttttgttcCATTACTCTTCATTCTTTGAACCCGTGTTTCTTTTTTACTGAGGAGTTAGTCCCCACGGTCCTTGTATCAGTCTTTCATTTGCATGACATTACTTGCAGGTGGTGGGAGCCTGGGCTTTTGGGGAGCCAGGCCCTTCCGGCCCCCCAGAATCACCCCCTCCTGGCCCCTCTAGTCTGGTTTGCCTCCCTATCCCCATTTCCCAAACCTCTTGtcccttcctcccccatcccccagctgGTGTGTAAGTGTCTTGGAGTTCAGTGTGTCATGATGGACCAATAGTTTTGCCACTTGGAGTCTCTCCCCACATTCCTGCTCCCCAGTTTTCATGTGGGGCACTCAACCGACATTCCCATggggtctccctccctcccatcctcctgatctgcctcctcctcctcccatcagGAGAGTTTGGGGGTTGGCCACAATCTGACTCTTTGGGGGAGATGGCTGCCAGTGTGTGGGGGGTCATCACTGCCTTGGGGAGgagtggggcagggcagagaaTCCCCCCAATTCCTGCCTGAAATCTGGCCCCACCCTTGCTGGGGGTTGGACTGAAAACTCCCCTCCCCAATTTGAGGGGGTGTTGCTCCCATCACTGCCCAGCTCCTCTGACTGCCCCCCTGAATTCAGGGCGGGGGTACTAGTCACTGCCAATGTGTGTATGGGACTTGCTGGAAGATGGGGATTCTCGCCCCTCTCCAGGGCAGTTGAGCCCAGAGAGTTGTCTTCTCCTTAGGTGAAGTGATAGAAGAAGGGTCTAATGTCTTTAAATGGCACAATTTTAGGGGTCTGAGGGTGCAGTCCCTTAACCTGGAGGGGACCCCCCCAAACTCTTTCTTCCCCCCACACTCAAGGTTTCTGTAtggagggggagcagggagatCTAAGCTGTGGTGTGAAAGGGTAGGGAgagatgctgggggtgggggtgctgtgtTCTATACCCCCCCATATTATCCCAGtgtcccctgccccccctccctccctccccccatgccCCCAATTCTGTGACGCATCCAGATTGTGAAAATGTACAATAAATGTGTAATGAGTAACCAGTTAGTGTGTGTGCTGAGACCTTTTCTTAACCAGTGGGAAGGGTACAGGATCTGCAGGTCTAACAGGAAAGTTGAGAAGATACATTCGAAATGGACTGAGCTTTGCTGGAGGGCCTGACCTTGGGCAGAGCCAAGTGTGATTCCCATAGTGGCCACGGGTGGGCATCAGGCGCTGCTGGAGGAAGTGTTGTCGATTGCCACGGTCAGCCTGGTGAACCTTGAGACTCCAGCTTCCCAACTTCCCTGGTTTCTCTTCTCTGGAGGCATGCTCTTGCGCTTTATGGCTCCCTCTCTACCCCTTGATTTAATTCCCAGATGCTCTGCAGTTGCTCCCGGGGTCATTTATTCCTAGGCCTGAAGTAGATGGCCAACTTCTGCAAACGTCCCCTCCCCTTGGTGCCTCTCACACAGGGCTGGCATCCTGGAGGGGTTAACAAATAAcagagcagggcagccctgggtggctcagtggtttagcgcctgcctttggcccagggcgtgatcctggagacccaggatccaagtccaacgttgggctccctgcatggagccggcttctccctctggctgtgtctctgcctctctccctgtgtctcatgaataaataaataaaaatcttaaaaaaaaaaaaaaaaaaggtctagaggcgcctgggtggctcggtccattaagggtcctgggatcgagacactccccccgccccccattgggctccctgctcagcaaggaggctgcttctctctgcccaccccttgtgctctctcttaaataacaggaaatcttaaaaaaaaaaaaaaaacaaataaacgtTCTAAGGGTCCCAGGTGATCTTAAAATTACGCCGTCCTAAAAGCCTCGTTCAACGAGGACTACGTTCCTCACGGTGCTCAGGGCGCTCGCGTACTGCATCTACGGAGGTTTCCCTGCTGCCCCGGACCCGCCCCTTTACAGTGTCAGGGACCTGGCTTTAAACTGCGGCCTGATCCCTGACTGGAGTGTTAATCCAGACAGATTATGCAACCTCTCTGGAGCCCAGGCTCCTTTGTGGGGCGGAGTAGTAGTGGGACGGCCTCTGGGCTTGTGACAGGCGCCTAGCTTGGTCCACAGAGAACGACCCGGGGGGCAGccgccatcatcatcatcatcatcatcatcatcatcatcatcatcacggAGCGCTGAGGTCTGAAGGCTGCTCCATAGTTAGGCCGGCCCCTTCCAGCTTCACGGGGCCTTAGAGACACAGGGCCGGAGACCCAGCGCGGGGGGGCGCCCCGGTTACGCCCGGGTCGGCTCGCCTGGGTCTCGGCCCAAAGCTCCCCAACCACGCCACCGCCGCTCACATCGGCGCCTGCGTGCAGGTCACATTCGCTGCGCCTGCGCACACTCCGCGGGCTCTGGTTAGAGTGTCGTCAAGGAAAATCCCCAGCTTCCAGGTAAACAAGTTGCCGCGTGAGACTGCCGGCACGTGTCCTCTACAGCTCCGAGACCTCCCGGCCTATGAGAAACTTTGGAGGGCGGGACAGGCAGGTCGGAGGATGGGCCACAGCCAATAAGAACTTCTGAAGTGGATGGAGGCGTGACTTTCGGCCAGGCTCCCAATCAACGCGCCGGGGCGGCCCCTCTCGCACGTGGAGCTGTCGCTGCGGGCGGGCAAGCTGACCAATGAGCAGATGACGGCGGCCACGGGCGCCAATGGCGGCTGCGCGGGGGCCGGGCGGCCGCACGCGGCGCGGGGCATGGGTCGGGGCCCCCCGGCCAATGAGCTCGAGGGGCGTGGCCGCGTGGCGAGTGGgcgggcctggggtggggggaagcctgTCCCGGCGCCTCGGTTCCGCAGGGGAAGAAGCCGTGGCCTCTGCTTGCGCGCCAGGGTGAGTGCTCGCGGGTGGGAGGAGACGAGCAGCGGCCGTGTGTGCTTCTCCCGAGTGCTGCGTCCAGATGGGGGCGGTATCAATGGAGTGGGACGGGGGGTCGATCGAATGCAAGATCGCCGCGGGGGGAGCTCTGAGGATCGTGGGGCATGGGACCCTAGGCTCAGCTCCGCAGGGACGAGGGCGGGAGTCTCCGACATCTGACAGATCCCTCACTGCTCTAGGTGCCTGGACCACTCCCCACCCTCAACCCCGACTGGCCCAGGGGGTCCTGGGAAGGTGGGCTCGGAAGCCCTCAGCTACCCGAGGGAGCCGAGACCCCTACCCCCGGGGTCCCTGACAGTGCGTGGGAGCCGTTCCAGCCCTTGGCTACTGTTTAGATAGGCACCCTAAGCACTTAAAAGACacaggggttcttttttttttttttttttttttttttgacacagggGTTCTGAGGCTGGAGGGAGGCCCTGGTAGGGCAGAGGGCAGGTCGGAGGGTACCAAAGGGTTGACATGGTGATTCGAGAAAGGGTGGTGAGATGATGTGTGTGATCCTGAGCCCGTCGCATCCGTAGCGGATCTGGATATCGTTCTCCTGCGTAGAGCGGAGGGGCTCCAGAGGCCCACCTTAGAGCCCTCCCTGGGAGTAAAGGTGGAGTAGCTACTGTCCTGAGAGGGAGGGCAGGGTTGTGCGGATTGTCTGTGCATGTGTCTTCCTGAGCCCCTGGACGCCAGGAGGCTCCAACCTCTCCGTA contains:
- the VAMP2 gene encoding vesicle-associated membrane protein 2, translating into MSATAATAPPAAPAGEGGPPAPPPNLTSNRRLQQTQAQVDEVVDIMRVNVDKVLERDQKLSELDDRADALQAGASQFETSAAKLKRKYWWKNLKMMIILGVICAIILIIIIVYFSS